The Fusarium oxysporum Fo47 chromosome II, complete sequence genome includes a region encoding these proteins:
- a CDS encoding mediator complex subunit MED6, with protein MSNPNDPPLDEIQWRSPMAIQQMGGLHNNTILFYFAESPFFERTSNNAVVYNQAMNVPSMYPVIQTREAFETHLNTMSGLEFRVVEEPAETGPGAGTGVWVIRKQTRRKSAYDDDEITVHATYFVVGENIYMAPTLSAILSARILTISSQVTNAVTTAESVRKWGPSMGNFYQLPSAKTSTKPRIHTSAAATPMPVSDEASKAPAAPTAAAQKDDEKSLERLAEESFMIHMKYGGEYIDENPITGRPGEFHLTTTGRKPPQIGKTDGPIRSINTPTINTKVDDKKESKERTPKSATAPKPRRKKSKMVNSTSTPAAS; from the exons ATGTCGAATCCAAACGATCCTCCCCTCGACGAGATCCAATGGCGCTCTCCTATGGCGATTCAACAAATGGGCGGCCTGCACAATAACACCATCCTCTTTTACTTCGCAGAATCGCCCTTCTTCGAGCGCACGTCGAACAACGCTGTTGTATATAACCAAGCCATGAATGTACCATCGATGTATCCAGTCATTCAGACACGCGAAGCCTTCGAGACACATCTTAACACCATGTCAGGCCTTGAATTCAGGGTTGTCGAAGAGCCTGCTGAAACTGGCCCTGGCGCTGGTACAGGTGTATGggtcattcgcaagcaaaCGAGACGAAAGTCAGCGtatgacgacgatgagattACTGTTCACGCCACATACTTCGTGGTGGGGGAGAATATCTACATGGCACCCACTCTCAGTGCCATTCTTTCAGCAAGAATT TTGACTATATCTTCGCAAGTTACCAATGCTGTGACAACTGCTGAATCAGTCAGAAAATGGGGTCCCTCTATGGGTAACTTTTACCAGCTCCCATCAGCCAAGACATCAACAAAGCCAAGGATCCATACCTCTGCAGCGGCGACCCCAATGCCTGTATCAGATGAAGCTAGCAAAGCTCCAGCTGCCCCTACAGCAGCCGCGCAgaaagatgacgagaagTCACTGGAAAGACTAGCAGAAGAGTCTTTCATGATTCACATGAAGTACGGCGGTgaatacatcgacgagaacCCTATCACAGGTCGCCCAGGAGAGTTCCACCTCACAACAACAGGCCGCAAACCACCACAAATTGGAAAAACGGATGGCCCCATTAGGAGTATTAATACGCCGACGATCAATACAAAGGTTGATGATAAGAAGGAGAGCAAGGAGAGAACACCCAAATCAGCGACTGCTCCCAAGCCTAGGCGTAAGAAGAGCAAAATGGTCAACTCTACTAGCACACCAGCTGCGTCTTGA
- a CDS encoding argininosuccinate synthase: MSKGRVCLAYSGGIHFWLFLQTAPGVIKCLDTSTILKWLILEGYEVVCFLADVGQVEDFDAVEKKALALGAERMIIENLQKEFVEQIVFRAIQCNAIYEDRYLLGTALARPVIARAQVRVAEKYNCNLLSHGCTGKGNEYDTFHYEKILIHRSLTEPLSQVRFELAFKACNPSIKVIAPWRLPEFCEKFQGRQDLLKFAAENNIPVSSTPKAPWSQDENLVHCSYEAGILEDPDHTPPKDLWTQTVDPLEAPDKPLDFTVYFEKGLPVKVATPDQEATDSVELFKLLNKIGHDHGVGRIDIVENRWIGLKSRGCYDTPGLTIARLAHVDLEGLVLDSKVRKLRDQFVTIEWSQCLYNGMYFSPEREWLDEAIVSAQKGVNGQVRLRAYKGNVYVLGRSSETSSLYSQEDASMDSLDTFSPMDSTGFIAIQSIRLEKYGAQKAKDGQPLSQS; the protein is encoded by the exons ATGTCAAAAGGCCGTGTTTGTCT TGCCTATTCTGGAGGTATACACTTCTGGCTCTTTCTCCAAACTGCACCTGGAGTGATTAAAT GTCTCGATACCTCGACTATCTTAAAATGGCTCATTCTAGAGGGCTACGAGGTTGTG TGCTTCCTCGCCGATGTTGGTCAGGTCGAGGACTTCGATGCTGTCGAAAAGAAGGCCCTCGCTCTCGGCGCGGAGCGCATGATCATCGAGAATCTTCAGAAGGAGTTTGTCGAGCAGATCGTTTTCCGAGCAATCCAGTGCAATGCCATCTATGAGGACCGATACCTCCTTGGAACTGCTCTGGCCCGACCTGTCATCGCTCGCGCCCAGGTCCGCGTTGCTGAGAAGTACAACTGCAATCTTTTGAGCCACGGCTGCACAGGCAAAGGC AACGAGTATGACACTTTCCATTACGAAAAAATTCTAATTCATAGATCACTGACAGAGCCCCTTAGTCAAGTTCGTTTCGAGCTCGCCTTCAAGGCTTGCAACCCTTCCATTAAGGTCATCGCCCCCTGGCGACTCCCCGAATTCTGTGAGAAGTTCCAGGGTCGACAGGATCTCCTCAAGTTCGCCGCCGAGAACAACATCCCTGTTTCATCGACCCCCAAGGCTCCTTGGAGCCAGGACGAGAACCTCGTTCATTGCTCGTACGAGGCTGGTATTCTCGAAGACCCCGATCACACTCCTCCTAAGGACCTTTGGACCCAGACTGTCGATCCCCTTGAGGCTCCTGACAAGCCTCTCGACTTCACCGTGTACTTCGAGAAGGGTCTCCCTGTCAAGGTTGCTACCCCTGACCAAGAGGCTACCGACTCGGTAGAGCTGTTCAAACTGCTCAACAAGATTGGTCACGACCACGGCGTCGGCCGAATTGACAT TGTCGAGAACCGATGGATTGGGCTCAAGAGCCGAGGATGCTACGACACCCCTGGTCTCACCATCGCCCGCCTTGCTCACGTCGATCTCGAGGGTCTTGTCCTCGACTCAAAGGTCCGCAAGCTTCGAGATCAATTTGTGACTATCGAGTGGTCCCAGTGCCTTTACAATGGCATGTACTTCTCCCCTGAGCGTGAGTGGCTCGATGAGGCAATCGTTTCTGCTCAAAAGGGTGTCAACGGTCAGGTCCGCCTCCGTGCGTACAAGGGCAATGTTTACGTCCTTGGACGATCCAGCGAGACCAGCAGCCTCTACTCCCAGGAGGATGCTTCAATGGACAGCCTTGACACCTTTTCTCCCATGGACAGCACTGGCTTCATTGCTATCCAGTCTATCCGATTGGAGAAGTACGGTGCTCAGAAGGCTAAGGACGGCCAACCCCTTAGCCAGTCCTAA
- a CDS encoding kinase phosphorylation protein-domain-containing protein, producing MDLLSSIRKTGSRGGVNFSWDEVASSSHRENYLGHSLKAPVGRWQKGRDLNWYAKAEDDSGEPNEDGETEEERRERERKEELRKIKEAEEDAIAKALGLPPPVRNSSGANAVEVDPSKRKVGSESGPPEEAGNEKRESSRRHDDTERRERRRHRSHDRGHDRERRHRRHRRSRSRDRDRGRERDEDGPRHRHRDRDGDRESSHGHRRHREAHQRGGPKEDERRHRDRSRERRRSRSRDRRRRSASPRPHRRD from the coding sequence ATGGATCTGCTTTCAAGTATCCGCAAGACTGGTTCCAGAGGAGGCGTCAACTTTAGCTGGGATGAAGTCGCAAGCTCTTCACATCGCGAAAACTATCTCGGCCACAGTCTCAAGGCACCTGTTGGACGCTGGCAAAAAGGTCGCGATCTCAACTGGTATGCTAAAGCCGAAGACGACTCTGGAGAACCcaatgaagatggcgagacCGAGGAGGAGCGTCGAGAGAGAGAACGAAAGGAGGAATTGCGCAAAATcaaggaggctgaggaggacGCTATCGCAAAAGCCCTGGGTTTGCCACCCCCTGTACGAAACTCTTCTGGTGCGAATGCAGTAGAGGTTGATCCCAGTAAACGAAAGGTTGGTTCGGAAAGCGGCCCTCCTGAGGAAGCTGGGAACGAAAAGAGGGAGAGCTCAAGACGTCATGACGACACCGAGAGACGAGAACGACGAAGGCATCGAAGTCACGATCGGGGTCATGATCGCGAGCGCCGCCATCGACGACACAGGAGGAGCCGAAGTCGAGACCGTGATAGAGGCAGGGAACGAGATGAGGATGGACCAAGGCACAGACACAGAGATAGGGATGGTGATAGGGAAAGTAGCCATGGCCATAGGCGTCACCGTGAGGCTCATCAAAGAGGAGGTCCTAAGGAAGACGAACGACGACACAGGGATAGGAGCAGGGAGCGCCGCCGATCGAGATCGAGAGATAGACGCAGACGTAGTGCCAGTCCTAGGCCTCATCGTCGAGACTAA
- a CDS encoding P-loop containing nucleoside triphosphate hydrolase protein, with protein MIGITQPRRVAAVSMSKRVGEELGDKSEVVAYQIRFEGTVDPKTAIKFMTDGVLLREVAQDITLKKYSAIVIDEAHERSVNTDILIGMLSRVIKLRAELAAEDPTVKPLKLIIMSATLRIEDLTMNPTLFATPPPVLEVEGRQHPVTIHFSRRTQHDYVEEAFRKISRGHKKLPPGDILVFLTGRNEILELSKKLKATFGGPKTADGPKVQISASEAPIEVEDIEFGDVDDRNGDDFDEIPTDDEDEDDEDEFQIEEDQEVAPLKMRVLPLYSLLPTREQMRVFEPAPEGTRNIILATNVAETSLTIPGIRYVFDCGRSKERQYDRLSGVQSYDIGWISKASANQRSGRAGRTGPGHCYRLYSSAVYERDFPPFTDPELLRMPIEGIVLQLKAMNLQHVVNFPFPTPPDRRALAKSEKLLTYLSAISSTGQVTQIGQTMSVFPLSPRFARILLVGHLHDCIHYTIALVAGLSAAEIFIPENQAIPALAAKDETAIRTTSDVIAEDRQANVRKMFNEVHRNFCYLDDKSDAIKLLQVVGEFAHEPTEEWCESHFVRYKVLKEIQQLRRQITELLRTNVSAFTNLKYQDKLDPPSPKQVAALKQMVAAGFVDQVAIRADLTPNPPEQFRKPRRSIDVPYIPLIPIHAGKEVESDRAVYIHPTSPLAHISIQECPEYIVYSYLQRAAQSVDAEKRPKTRMHALTDVTGGQLAGLAKGTPLITYGKPIKELKPTTGTDGAAVRECFVVPYLRAESTGGQGWPLPAKKVKQRKVPGKGWVVE; from the coding sequence ATGATTGGTATCACTCAGCCCCGTCGAGTCGCTGCTGTCAGTATGTCGAAGCGAGTTGGTGAGGAACTTGGTGATAAGTCTGAGGTGGTGGCCTACCAGATCCGTTTCGAGGGCACAGTTGATCCTAAGACGGCTATCAAGTTCATGACTGATGGTGTTTTGCTACGAGAAGTTGCGCAGGATATTACACTGAAGAAGTATTCGGCCATTGTCATCGACGAAGCTCATGAGAGAAGCGTCAACACGGATATCCTGATTGGTATGCTCAGCCGAGTCATCAAGCTCCGAGCAGAACTAGCAGCAGAGGATCCTACAGTCAAGCCTTtgaaactcatcatcatgtctgctACATTGCGGATAGAGGATCTCACCATGAATCCGACGCTTTTTGCCACTCCACCGCCAGTATTGGAGGTTGAGGGCCGACAACATCCTGTCACCATTCATTTCTCCCGAAGAACTCAGCATGATTACGTGGAAGAGGCCTTCCGAAAGATTAGCAGAGGCCATAAGAAGTTACCACCTGGTGATATCCTTGTGTTCTTGACTGGCCGCAACGAGATTCTAGAGCTCAGCAAGAAGCTAAAGGCTACATTTGGCGGTCCAAAGACTGCGGATGGACCCAAAGTACAAATTTCTGCTAGCGAGGCTCCTATTGAGGTAGAAGATATTGAGTTTGGAGACGTGGATGACCGTAATGGCGATGATTTTGATGAGATACCCacagatgacgaagatgaggacgatgaggatgagttCCAGATCGAAGAGGACCAGGAGGTTGCACCATTAAAGATGCGAGTCTTACCTCTTTACTCCTTGCTTCCAACACGCGAGCAGATGCGAGTCTTTGAGCCAGCACCTGAGGGCACACGAAACATCATCTTGGCAACCAACGTTGCGGAAACCAGTTTGACTATTCCTGGTATTCGATATGTCTTTGACTGTGGCCGATCAAAAGAGAGACAGTATGATCGTCTAAGTGGAGTTCAGAGCTACGATATTGGATGGATCAGTAAAGCCAGCGCAAACCAGCGATCTGGTCGTGCTGGCCGTACCGGTCCTGGCCATTGTTACAGACTCTACTCCTCTGCAGTATATGAGAGAGATTTCCCACCTTTCACAGATCCTGAGTTGTTGCGAATGCCTATTGAGGGTATCGTGCTACAGCTCAAGGCGATGAACCTGCAGCATGTTGTCAACTTCCCCTTCCCTACACCACCTGATCGACGAGCGCTTGCTAAGTCTGAGAAGCTGTTGACATATCTCTCTGCTATCTCCTCGACAGGACAAGTTACGCAGATTGGTCAAACCATGTCTGTGTTCCCTCTGTCTCCTAGGTTTGCGCGCATATTGCTGGTTGGCCATCTTCATGACTGTATCCACTACACAATTGCTCTTGTTGCTGGTTTATCAGCCGCCGAAATTTTCATTCCTGAGAACCAAGCGATTCCGGCGCTCGCAGCAAAGGATGAAACCGCTATCCGTACAACATCAGACGTCATTGCAGAAGATCGTCAAGCCAATGTGCGAAAGATGTTTAACGAGGTTCACAGGAATTTCTGTTACCTAGACGATAAATCCGATGCTATCAAACTTCTGCAAGTCGTGGGTGAGTTTGCTCATGAGCCTACAGAGGAATGGTGTGAGAGCCATTTTGTCAGATACAAGGTGCTTAAGGAAATCCAACAGCTGCGACGACAAATCACAGAGCTGTTGAGGACAAATGTTTCGGCTTTCACCAACCTGAAATACCAGGATAAGCTGGATCCTCCATCCCCCAAACAAGTCGCTGCTCTGAAGCAAATGGTCGCGGCCGGCTTCGTGGATCAGGTTGCTATTCGAGCAGATCTTACACCCAACCCTCCTGAGCAATTCCGCAAGCCTCGCCGGTCCATCGATGTTCCATATATCCCCTTGATTCCTATCCACGCTGGCAAGGAGGTTGAAAGCGACCGTGCAGTGTACATCCATCCCACCTCACCTCTTGCCCACATCAGTATTCAGGAATGCCCCGAGTACATCGTTTACTCTTATCTCCAGCGAGCTGCGCAATCAGTTGATGCGGAAAAGCGTCCCAAGACAAGAATGCATGCCCTTACAGACGTAACTGGCGGGCAACTAGCAGGGTTGGCCAAGGGAACACCCCTTATCACCTACGGCAAGCCGATTAAGGAGCTCAAACCCACAACGGGCACGGATGGAGCTGCAGTTCGAGAGTGCTTTGTGGTTCCATATTTGAGAGCCGAGAGCACCGGTGGTCAAGGATGGCCTCTCCCTGCGAAGAAGGTGAAGCAGAGAAAGGTTCCTGGCAAGGGATGGGTTGTGGAGTAG